GCTCGTTGACAGAATGGACGTGAAGCGCCGGCTTCACAAACGGCATGCTCTTGTTCAGGCTAAGAGCGCAATAGACGATTTCCTGCGCCGCTTGATCAATCTTGGAAATCGCGAAGGCGGCCTCGTTGCGAGCGGGGCCTTCCGGGAGTTCGTTGGCGATCTTGCGCAAGGTATCTTGCACCTCCGACAAGAGTTGATCGCCGACTTGGTAACGAGCGATCGCGCTCTTATCGATCTCTGAAGACAATTCGTCCTCGGTCATCGGGACAGATTTCGCCTTGTGATACTGCATCAATTTTGATTTGAGTTCAGAAGGGGATACGCGTTGGGACTGCATTTCTACCTCCGTTGATACCAAATATGGAACTTGGGATAGTGCCTGCCGGTGATGTACAGCCAGCGATAGCAAATTACGCAAAAGGACTTGCGGCGTAAAGAGGATTTCCGATCACATTTTTCAACGATCTGAAGTCCGGTTCTTGCATACAGTTTCTTGCGCCATTTCCCGTTGGCGCAATATTTCCGTCAACCAATGTCATCGTTTCTGTCCTTGAGTGCTGCGTACATCCGAGTGTATTTCTTTCTGCAGTTGAAAGGGACTCGAACAGTCGACCTCACTGCAAGAGCGTAGCACGACCGCGATCTCCGCACCTTTCGCCCTTAGGCGATGGCGATTACCGACGATCAAGCTTATTAGGAAGTTGATTTCCGTCACCGAGCCCGCCGGGGGGTCAAAACCGTAAGGCGTTAACGTGCTTCTAAGAAATTGGATGCAATCTTAGTCGTTAGTTGCCCCAGGAGAGACAACCCGAAATCTGGACCAGGTGCCCGGAACGCACCGGCTGCGTGCCGTCTCGGCTGTGGGCGATGTTTTCCCCCTGACGGACACGGCCAACGGTCGCGCCGTGCTCTCGCAAATGCCGGAAGAAACGGCCGAGCGTCTGGTGCTTGAGGAATTCCGCAAGCGCGGCCTTGATGGATCCTGGAAGAACTTTTCACCGATCCTTGAAAGCGTTCGTCAAAGCGGTATCGCCTACGATCTCGACGCACACACGGTCGGGATATCTGCAGCAGGCATAGCCTTCAGCGACTGGAAGGGCGCGCTTCACGCCATTTCGGTCCCTGTCCCGACCTCACGCTTCGAAGAGCAGAAAGACGCGGTCGTTCAGGCCCTTCTGGAATTGAAGGGTTCGGTAGAGCGCTTGTTTGGAAGCTGAGTTAATATCCGACCATACCAATAGAACATTCCGCTCTTGAAGGGAACAGAACCTGCGACCCAGTAATTCGACTTCCGACTTTTAGCAGTTGAACGGAATCGAACCGCTGACCCGACAGGCCCGAAATATACACCGGGTACATCTGTCGCCGCTTCAACGGCTTCAACCATTCCGTCAGTGCAACATCCTGCTCTGCCATCCTTCGCACCCCTGTTGGAATGCCAAAGATGGCCCATCATCGTTTACCGAGAAATAATCTGCCAAAGTCGTGCATCTGGGTCCTGTTGACAAAGTGTGATGGGGCGCTTGCGGGTATTCGTGATCCGGATGTTCAGCGAATGACAACCGCACGGTGCCCGGTTTACCTTTTTAGAAGCACAGGTTTTCGCCCCGTCCGGAGACATCGTGGTTAGTACTACAGTTGCGTTTGATGCCTTGCTTTGTAGTGAGAAAGCATTGCGGATGCTTGATGCCTGCGTCGCCAGAGTGACCATGCCAAGATGAGGCGAACTCTAATCGGGGGCTGTAGCAGGAGGCGTTTGATCAGATAGCGGATCTCTGCGACGCTGGGCACGAAGGCCATGGTGTTGGTCAGGCGGCGATTGGCGGGTTTGGACTCGTTTCGTTCGGTTTGCCAGCAGCGGTGCGGCGTAGATCGGCGCCGAGTTTGGCGAGGAATGCAGCGGCTGCCATGACGAGCGTCATGTGCCGCTTCCAAGCATGCCAGGATCGCGCTTCGCAATGATCCAGGCCGAGATCGTCCTTCGCACGCTGGAAGCATTCTTCCACGGTCCAACGCAGCCCGGCAGCGCCCGCCAATTCGCTCAATTCGGTACCGGCGGGCGCAAAGACAAAGTAATAGGCGCGCGCATCGGGTTCGCGTCGGCTGCGCCGGATCAGAAGCCAGCGCTCCCATTGTGGATCCGGGCGAGAGCTGAGAGGAATACGGGCCCAATCATAAAGCCGAAGACCCTTGGCACCTTCGCCTGCTGCATGGCTCTGCCAAACCTCCGGTTTCAACTCATCAGCCATCGTTTCGGGATCGGTCTGCTCGATCCCTTGCTCACGCACAAAGCGCAGGCATTGATTGGAGCGCACTGCCAGAACATAAGGCTGGCCACGGCTTTCCAGCATCCGGCGCAGCTTGGAATCCGAACCATAAAGCGCATCCGCCAATACCCAGGCACAAGGCACGCCGGCATCCAGCGCATCGGCAATGAGCTTGGCTGCAATGGCCGGTTTGGTCGCGAAGGCTTGGGACTGGGGGACGTGAGCCGAAGCACGGCGGGCTTCATCCTCGGCCCACTCCTTCGGTAGATAAAGTTGCCGATCGATCAGGGTCTGACCGTAGCGGCTTGCATAGGCAAGGAAAACACCGATCTGACAGTTCTCGATCCGGCCGGCCGTGCCGGAATATTGTCGTGCGACACCGACTGAATGGGCGCCTTTCTTCAGGAAGCCGGTCTCATCGACCACAAGAACGCCGTCCGCGTCACCGAGAGACTCTATTGCATAAGCGCGAACCGTATCGCGCAATGCGTCAGCATCCCAATGGCTGCGCCCCAGCAGCGATTGCATCCGATAAGGGCGCTCCAGTCCTGCCTGTTCCGCCATCAGCCAGCCAGTCTTGCGCTCTACTCCCGACAACAACCCATCCAGAAAGGCACCGCACGATGCGCGCAATTCTCGGCGACCAAAGACCGAGCCCAACCGCACCTTCAAGGCATCGAGCTCACGATGCCACGCCAGAACCGACCCGGACCAACCCGCAACCGACATTGAACTTCCCTCCCGCCAAATGCGGGAAGTGAATCATGACTTCCGGTAAACCGCAACTGTAGTACTAGAGCAGATCCTGTTTAATCTGGGTCATATCCCGCGGCCTTGAAGTAGTTGGCGCATTCTGCCGTCGTGAAGCGAGGCATCAAGGCGCCCACCGCATCCCACAAAGCGTCGATCTTTCGCTCCGCCCGAGCCCGCAACATGGCTTTCAATTTGGAGAATGCGTTCTCAATGGGATTGAAGTCAGGACTGTAGGGCGGCAGGAACATGAGTTTGGCGCCGGCGCGCTCGATGGCATCGCGGACGCCGGCTGTTTTGTGCGCAGGCAGGTTATCCATAATAACCACGTCGCCGATTTTCAGGGTGGGCAGCAGCACCTGTTCGACATAAGCAAGGAAGACGTTGCCGTTCATCGCGCCATCGTAGACGAAGGGGGCGGTCATTCCGCTGAGGCGCAACGCTCCAGTGAAAGTCGTAGTCTTCCAATGGCCATGCGGCACACCTGCTCGACAACGCTCGCCTCGCATTGCGCGTCCGCGCAGGCGCGCCATTTTGGTCGACAGACCGGTCTCGTCTATAAAGATCAGCTTTTCTGGATCGAGATCGAGCTGGCCATCAAACCAGGCTCGCCGCCGCTTCAAGACATCTGGTCGATCCTGCTCCAATGCATGTGCGGACTTTTTTTAAACGTCCACCCGCGGCTTCGCAGCCAAGCACCGAGCGCACTCCGGCTGATGCCGACCTGCCGCTCAACGCACAGACGCTCGACCATTTCATCCAGCGTCACGTCCTTGCGATCGTCGATCATCTCGACAACGAAAGCCGCGTGTGCGTCGAGAGCCGACGGTCGTCTCCAACCTTGCGGCCGGGGGGT
The window above is part of the Rhizobium sp. WYJ-E13 genome. Proteins encoded here:
- a CDS encoding IclR family transcriptional regulator C-terminal domain-containing protein; this translates as MPGTHRLRAVSAVGDVFPLTDTANGRAVLSQMPEETAERLVLEEFRKRGLDGSWKNFSPILESVRQSGIAYDLDAHTVGISAAGIAFSDWKGALHAISVPVPTSRFEEQKDAVVQALLELKGSVERLFGS
- a CDS encoding IS701 family transposase yields the protein MSVAGWSGSVLAWHRELDALKVRLGSVFGRRELRASCGAFLDGLLSGVERKTGWLMAEQAGLERPYRMQSLLGRSHWDADALRDTVRAYAIESLGDADGVLVVDETGFLKKGAHSVGVARQYSGTAGRIENCQIGVFLAYASRYGQTLIDRQLYLPKEWAEDEARRASAHVPQSQAFATKPAIAAKLIADALDAGVPCAWVLADALYGSDSKLRRMLESRGQPYVLAVRSNQCLRFVREQGIEQTDPETMADELKPEVWQSHAAGEGAKGLRLYDWARIPLSSRPDPQWERWLLIRRSRREPDARAYYFVFAPAGTELSELAGAAGLRWTVEECFQRAKDDLGLDHCEARSWHAWKRHMTLVMAAAAFLAKLGADLRRTAAGKPNETSPNPPIAA
- a CDS encoding IS630 family transposase (programmed frameshift), whose translation is MARALSDDLRLRVLKASAAGMSARQAAVRFGVGISTAIRWIARAKDGEPTPRPQGWRRPSALDAHAAFVVEMIDDRKDVTLDEMVERLCVERQVGISRSALGAWLRSRGWTFKKKSAHALEQDRPDVLKRRRAWFDGQLDLDPEKLIFIDETGLSTKMARLRGRAMRGERCRAGVPHGHWKTTTFTGALRLSGMTAPFVYDGAMNGNVFLAYVEQVLLPTLKIGDVVIMDNLPAHKTAGVRDAIERAGAKLMFLPPYSPDFNPIENAFSKLKAMLRARAERKIDALWDAVGALMPRFTTAECANYFKAAGYDPD